The genomic region CTTCCACAGGCCTCTTTTCCTGCACCCCTCCCCCACTTCTCCCACGTCCCTCTGCTTGTGCCCATCTTTCCGTGTATTCACCCTTTCCCTCACTAGCCTTTGGCCAcacctcacacacatgcacacacgtgtgcacacacacacccccacctgCCACTCCTCCGCACAACTCACCGTGAGGCCCTGCTGGACATTCAGCAGCAGCATCTGCACCTCCTGCAGGTACTTCCAGGATGGGTGGCCCTCGAGCAGCACGTCCTGCACCGACTCAGTGGCACTGAGACTCACCAAGACCCACAGATACCGCAGCTCCCGCTCGCTCACCTGGGCCCTCTGCTGCGGAAACAGGGAAGTCACTGCAACTCGGGAGACATGGGCCTCTGGGCTCTGACCACCCCCTCACCAGGGACTTGCCCCTGCATAGGGAGCAGACGTGGGCCGTCCGCTGTGGACAGTGGACAAACATGTGCCTGGGCCAAGGGCCAGCCTGCTCTCGGGGCTGAGGAGAGGCCCCAGGCCAGCAGCACCACCTGCCAGTCCCAGCGCGCCTCTGAGGCTGGGGCCCACCGGATGTCGCAGGAGGCAGGGTCCCCCCAGCCCAGGAAGGGATTCTCACCAGCCTGGTGACATTGGCGATTCTGAACACCCCCTCGTAAGGCACACTGATCTTGTAGTTGATGGGGAAGTAGTGTTTCTGCAGAGGCACAAGAACAAACTATGAGGCCAGAAGTAGAAATGACCAGCAGGCTCCCCAACCTCCCAAATGATGTTTTTTTAACagttagtctcactctgtcacccagtatgGAGTGCAGGGGCAGCATCATGGCTCACGGAaggcttgacctcccaggctcaagcaatccttccacctcagcctcccaagtaggtgggactacaggtgtgtgccaccacgcccagatgatttttttattttttgtagagatggggtttcttcatgttgcccaggctggtcttgaaccccggGCTcaagcccctcaaagtgctggggttataggtatgagccaccacgcccggcctccagaTGAATTTTGATGTAGGAGGAGAGAACTCAGGGCCCAGACCTTCGATGGCAGAGGTGGTCCTGTGCAGAGAGGTATGCCTGGCTCCCAACTGGGATAAAAACACTTCACTTTCCTCTGGGACTCAGGGAGGGTGAAACAAAATACACAGTTCCTGTTAAGGCAGAAATTTCAGGCTCAAGAGTGAGGACATGTTACTTCAAGAAAAACATGTTATTTTGTGGGTGAGAATGTTCTAAAACctatgatggtgatggttgcacaactctgtgaactTTTACTCTTTGAGTTGTGCactttaaatgagtaaattatgtcttttatatataaatatgtaaattatatctcagtaaagctgttaaaataaaaaagacacaagccaggtgcagtggctcacgcctgtaatcccagcaccttgggaggctgaggagagacagtcacttgagcgcaggagtttacGTTTACACTGAGCTATAATcccgccactacacttcagcctggacaacagagtgacaccctgtctctaaaaattaaattaattaatttaaaaagatacatcggtcaggcatggtggctcacacctataatcccagcacttagggaggccaaggtgggcatattgcttgagcccaggagttcaagaccaccctgggcaacatggtgaacccctgtctctactcaaaaaaaagttttaattagctgggcatggtggcgcatgcctgtagtcccagctacttgggaggctgaggggggaggatcatttgagccttggaggtggaggttgcagtgagctgaaattatccactgcactccagcctgggcaacagagcaagaccctgtctcaaaagaaaagaaaaggatttttaggaaaagttaaaaaattaaaaaaaaaaaaaaaaaagggccgggcgcagtggctcacgcctgtaatcccagcactttgggaggctgaggcaggcggatcacgaggtcaagagatggagaccatcctgactaacatggtgaaaccccgtctctactaaaattacaaaaattagctgggcatggtggcgcgcacctgtagtcccagctactcgggaggctgaggcaggagaatcacttgaaccggggaggtggaggttgcagtgagccaagattgagccactgcactccagcctggtgacagaccaagactccgtctcaaaaaaaaaaagatacatagagCCACACAGACATCTCCACTCTGCAAAAAGAACCAAACATTCCGATTTCTAGGTCTTTAGCTCCCTGGCTAATAAGTGCCTGGGGTTCGTCAAAGAGCTCCAGGTGTCCATTCCTGAGTCATATGGTGACTGCCATCGTGGAGGTGGGATTAAAGTGAGATCGAGGAGGAGGGGTGGAGGCTCCAGGAGATGGCAGGAGGGGGGTCAGTAAGTGCAGACCAGGTGCATGGGTAGGTTTCGGAGAAAGGCAGAGAAACAGGCCATGGTCGGCTCAGGACTGACACAGGTCCTAAGAAGGGCTCTGAATGTCCAGAGGCCTATGCCAGGTGAACCCCGGGACGCGGGGACAGGGACACAGCTGGTGCCCACGTGGTTACCATGTACTGAAGTCGGCTCCTGTACTGCAGCTTGTCCCGCAGAAAACCCGTGACGGTGCACTCCTCATTCTGCGTCAAGGGCCACATCTCCAAAGGCTCATTCCCCAAGGCCACGCCAAGGAAGATCCCAAGATCTGTGGACCACACCCGACAAGAGCACATGAGCACCTTCCATCTCATCCACGCCGTCCACAACATGCAAAGCCGAGCACAACCATCATCCATTTGCATAGGTGACAAGCACCGATGGGAaaggtgtggtggggggcacgGGATCTGGAATGCTTTCCCTGGGGTCTGGCTCCAGAACAGCAAGGTCAGGCAGGCACGAGCAGTGCAGAGAGTCCACACCCACCCCATGCCGGCCACTGGAGCCCCCCAGGAGGCACGCCTCAGGGTCGACGTCTGGTCTCCCCGCTTCTCTCGCTCCGTGGGGCAGGCACAACATCCCGCCCAGGACAGCCTCTGCCCCTGGTGTCCGGGTGATATGTTTTCAAAGCTCGTTGCTGGGTTTTCCAGCCCGGCATTCAGGAGATCGAATCATCCTGGATTCTGGTTTCAACTTGACAAATGACTCTTCAGTCACCCACGCCCCACACCACTTTCCTTCCTGCTCTATCTGATCTTAGTGTCCCTCCCAGCTAACTATGCCAGCGGGTCTGTAGCGCCTTCCAGTCTGGTCATTCTAGGACGTTAAGCAGATCTCATACTTGGCTGCCTCTCTTCCTGCAACAAACGAGCCGCTGAAACATTACCATCCTTTGCCACTGGGGGTCACTGTGACTCCAAAAACAGCCTATACGATTTCCAAGTgactgaacagaaaaaaaaggagagaattcGCAACAAATATGAATAAAGGTTAAGTCCATCAgagcagaaagaataaaacagaagtaGGCCAGCAACTACCCAAAATATCAGACTCACTAACTAGATAAATAAATTCACATTAAAACAATcagatataatttttcttttttttttttttttttggtcaccctggctggagtgcagtagtgggatcaAGACTCATTGCATCCtagaactcccagactcaagcgatccttctgcctcagcctccagagtagctaggactacagttgcaCGCTACtacgcctgctaatttttgtattttttgtagagacccggtatcgccatgttggccagacttgcctcgaactcctgagctcaagcaattctcctgcctcagcctcccaaagtgctgggattataggtgtgagccactgtgcctggcccattttattcAAATGAAAAAGTTTTTGTGTTTGTGGTTTTGGGTtgttggggctttttttttttttttttttttttgagacagggttttgctatgttgcccaggcttgtctgaaaCTCCTAGTGTCAAGCGGTCCTTCCGTcatggcctcctgagtagctgggatgacaggtatgtgccactacacccagcttcccagctttttcttttttagacagaatctttctctgtcacccaggctagagtacagtggcacaatctcagctcaccgtaacctccacctcccaggctcaagcaattctcatgcctcaggcctcagcctcccaagtagctgggattacaagcaggggCTACTACACCCggccaatattttgtatttttagtagagatggggtttcaccatgttggccaggctgttctcaaactcctgacctcaagttgatctccctgcctctgcctcccaaagtgctggatttacaggcatgagccaccatgcccggtcataCACCCAGCTCATTTCGTTTTAACAATTAATACTTGATGTTGGCCAAGTAGTGAGACAAGTGCTGTCCTGGAAAGCAATTTAGCAATTTCTGTTATTAATGGATTTAATAGTATCTGCACCCTTCAAACCACTAAGCCTTAAAAATGTCTATACTCTTTCACCCAGTAAATACACTTCTAGGAATAAAttggaagaaaagcaaaaaagataaAACCAATAAATTATGAACAAAGATGTACAGAGCAGCATTTATTTTATAACAGTGAAAATCTGGAAATGGCCTAGACATTCCATAATAGTGCATGTAGCCAATAAAAATCACATTGTCAAAGATATGGCTGTGCTATGAGAACAATTAGATATGCTTAGTGAAGCTTAAAAACAGCATGactcaacactatctgtgttcaTAGCATGACTACCAAATCTCTATgggagatttttttcatgtttttcttttcaaatagggtcttgctctgtcgcccaggctggagtgcagcggcaccatcattgttcactgcaatctcaaactcctgggttcaagcaatcctcctgcctcagcctcccagtaactggtattacaggtgccaccaccacacccagctaatttttttttaaattttttgtagagaggaggtcttgctgtcttgcccaggctggttttgaactcctacgctcaagtgatgctcccaccttggcctccaaaagtgctgggattacaggcatgagccaccacacctggccttggccTTGcaggacatttatttttatttttatttatttatttttgagacggagtcctggtctgtcgcccaggctggagtgccgtggcgcaatcttggctcactgcaacctccgcttcctgggttcatgccattctcctgcctcagcctcccgagtagctgggatcacaaggtgtgcgccaccacatccggctaattttttttgtatttttagtagagacggggtttcaccaggttggccaggctggtcttgaactgctgacctcgtgatccacccacctcagcctcccaaagtgctgggattacaggcataagccaccgcacccacccaGGACATTTTTTATATTCTATAATCCATATGTATTATTGTTACAGACAAAAGCAATaaccatcctctttttttttttttttacaaaagcagTCAGGCAGGCTGAGTCACCTCCCTGAGCCACCCCCAGCTATGAGCAGGAATTACTGATTGGATTTTCCCCACTCCCCAGCATCTTGGAAGACTTTGTCCTTGCAGCCCCTCTGGTCTGGGCCACACCACCCATTTGCTACCTCCCCACTGCCTTCTCCAAACCTGCCCTGCTCAGGCCTCCTGCCTCGCCTTTGTCCCTGCAGGACCTCCCACCAGGAGTGCCCTTGCTCAGCTCAGAGCCTCAGGTCTCCTCAAGCCCTGTACCCCATATAGCCCCACATTTTTTGCTAAGTTGCAAGTCTGCAATCTATCTtgcacttcctctctctctcttcccctgtgCCTGATACAGTATTGGGTGAGAAGAACAGATAAACATGAACTGAACCAGTGTTTGGCCCTTTAACATCTGCTTACTTTCTGTCCTAAGTCCTGAACCCCTCAGCTTAGCATCTACCCTTGCAGGTCAAGAtcatccctgcctcctgggctcatgcttTGCCCTGCGCTAGGTACCCTCTCACAACACAGACCTCTTTCGAAGCCTCCCAGAGACTCTTCTCTCCCCTCCATCACCACGCCAGGGTCTCCCCTTCCTGCACCAGCCCCCATCGGTCTCTGTCTCCAGCACCACCTTCCCCATTCACTCAtgacctgggattacaggtgtgcgccaccacatccggctaattttttttgtatttttagtagagacggcgtttcaccaggttggccaggctggtcttgaactcctgaccttgtgatccacccacctcggcttcccaaagtgctgggattacaggcgtgagcctgtatGTGAATCCATAACGCAGTTAAACACTGCACAGCCCAGCGTGCTGAGAACTTCATATGTGCATTTGGGGATTTGCCTCAAGCAGTAGAAATGGGAGCAGACATTGACATCCCTTGCAGAGCTCGTTAAGGCACAGGTTGTCCGGCCTGCCCCAGAGTCTCTGCTCAACCAGTCTAGGATGCAGAGAGTCTACCTTTCTAACAAGGTCCCAGGTAAAGCTGTGGCTGGGGGTCTGGAACCACAGACCTAGAGCAACAGTTGCAAGCTGGTGTCCCGAGGGCCACCTCTGGTCCATAAGGATTTCACATAACAATTCAAAATTtcagcttttctttaaaaaaatcagtatctcTGTCCACACTGGGTCTTTTTTCCTGTGTGGCCGTCTACTTCACCTCCCAACCCTACAGCACCTGCCCTTCTCTGTGTCCCGTTCTGGGGCCCTGGGGACCCGGCAGCTGTGGCCTCAAGGCAGGGACTGTGCCTTGGAGTGACACTGAGCCTCCCAGCCTGACACGGTGGGCACACAGCTGCCCGGGAAACCCTGTCCACAGATGATCTGCCTCTCCCCCAACTGGGCAGCCTTCCTCTGAGTGCAGCCCAAACATCATTGCTAAGGgcaagtttctttttttgctgCCTCCACCCACCCAGAGAAACAGGTTAACAAACAGGGACCAGGCAGGGACAGCACAGCCCCAACCTCAAGACCACTGTCCCCCACATGCTCTGCACACCAGGAACCCCACAGCCAGTGCCACCCCTGACCTTGGTCAGGAGACCCACCCTGCCCTTGCCTTAGCCCAGAGGTAAGAACCCAcaagacaggctgggcacggaggctcacacctgtaatcccagcactttggaaggccgaggtgggtggatcacctgaggtcaggagttcaagaccagtctggccaacatggtgaaaccccattgctactaaaaatacaaaaattagccaggcgcagtggcaggtgcctgtagtcccagctactcgggaggctgagacacaagaatcatctgaacccaagaggcagaggatgcagtgagctgagaacatgccacagcactccagcctgggtgacagagtgagactccgtctcaaaaaataaaaataaaaataaaaataaaataataaaacaacctGCAAGACAGAGAGGAAGCTGAAGAAAGATCTGTGTGAGTACGGTACTCCCTTCCTGGTTCCCTGGCCCTGGGTTGACCCTATGTGCAGTGACAAGTGAGGCTTGTCACCCCCAGCCCCGGGGACCAAATCTGAACCTGTGCAGTGGGTTAAATAGCATCTCCTCCAAATCCACATTCACCCGAACCCGAgtgtgaccttgtttggaaatggggtctttgTGAAGTAGGAGGTAGGACCGACTCCAGAGGCAGAGCCCTgacactggaccaaattgaggactagtgAAAACAGGGGTGGACGGGGCAGAAGCAGCATTCCAAAAGACATGCCCAGCAGTGTGCCATGTcggtttaccattgccatggcaacgcCTGGGAGTTACCACCGCTTTCCATAGCAATGACCCAATGCCCCAAAAGTTACTACCCCTTCCCTAGAAATGTCTGCATAAACTGCCCCTTAATCTGCAtgcaattaaaagtgggtataaatatgactgcaaacgACCCCGAGCTGCTCCTCAGTACGCTTCCTCTGGCacagccctgctctgcaggagctgGCACGGAGCTATAACATCTCTtcagtaaagctgttttcttctaccaccAGCTTGCCTTGAATTCTCTCctaggcaaagccaagaacccttgCAGGCTAAGCCCCCTTGGGGGCTCGCCTGTCCTGTGCCACTTACAGGCATTATTAAATGAAGGATGTCAAGATTAGGCCATCCTGGATTTAGGCAGGTCCCTAAATCCAGTGACTAGTGTCctaggaagaagaggagaggacacagagacacacaaaggGAAAGGCCACGCAAAGACAGAGGGAGATCTGAGTGActaggccacaagccaaggaagccaggagccaccaggagctggaagaggcaagggaggCTCCTCAGCACCTTTGGAGGGAACGCAGCCCTGCAGGCACCCTGATCTCACACTTtcggtctccagaactgtgagacgatACATTCCTGTTGCTCTAAGCCACCCGAAGCTTTCTAATTGGTTATGGCAGCCCAACTTCCTCAGCACCCCAGCCCTTGGGCACCAGCCCCCACCTCAATCTGCTGCTCTCCTTCTCCCTCATCCCCCAGCCAGTCTTTGCCTGGTCCTAAGACCCACCCCTCCTGGAGCTTTTTCCCCTCtcccttgcttttctttctctctttttcttttctcctttttttttttttttaaagacacagtctcaccctgttgcccaggctgcagtgcactgatGCGATCCTtgctactgcagcctcaacctcctgggctcaagtgatcctcccacctcagcctcctgagtagctgggattacagatgtatgccaccacacctggctaattttcctttttttagagatggagtctcgctatgctgcccagcctggtttcaaactcctggcctcaagccatcctcctgccttggcctcccacagtgctgggatcacaggcgtgagccaccagcccaGCATCCCTTGCCTTTCATTCGCACCTCCACCTCCAGAATGACCCTCATTCCCTCCTGCACAGACGGTGACAGCAGTAACTCCTACAAACACCACCAGACTGATCTTCAAGAGCAGAGGAACTCCCAATCACGATTCCACCCCCGCCGGGCTCTCAAATCCTCCAGGGCTGCCTGCTATGGGGAGGGAGGCACACTTTGCTTGGCTCTCAAGGCCTCAGCCAGCCGGGTCCAAACCAGCTCCCAGCCTGGCCTCACCATCCCACCGCCGAACCTTTGCTCACACTGGCCCCTCTTCCTGGAACATGGGCCTCACGACCCCAGGTCTACCTGTGTGAACACCACCCCACCTTCTAGACCATTTCCAGTAGCCCCTCCCCCATGCTGCACCCCTGCTTCTCATGACCTAGGGGTTTCCAGAACACTGGGTCCAGCTGGGTCCTTCCACCCATCCTTAATGTCCCAACCCTTTGTTGTCTATTTCCACAAGGGCCAGGGTGGACCCAACTCTTCTTTCAATCCCTCGCAGgctcataccccaaacctcaaacAGTTCCTGAGCACCCAACCCTGTGCCAGGCGTTGGAGACAGAGGCATGAGACAGCAAGGTCCTTGTTGTCATGGCAGTGACTCTGCAGTGGGCACGTGAGAGGCACCAGAAAAATGTGTTGAATTTGAGTCAATTGAACTGAATCTTGGAGACTGAGGGGATCTTGGTCTGGCCTCCCAGCCAGCAGGCATAAGAGGCTTCCagatcctttttttcctttctgtcctcatttcaacttatttttctttttaccaacagtgttatctttctgctttttaattcTGTTCTGTTATGGAGGAAGGGTTGGAGGGGAACAGGCTGCCTTCTCCAGGCACCTGGCTGCTCTTCTGCCGTGGGTCTTGGGTCCCTAGACACTTTCACCAGTCCCTGCCCCTCTCCACCGGCCATACCCAGGACTGGGCCGCTGCTGCCCGCCCGGGGCTCCCCAGCACCCACAAGCCTGGAAAGGTGAGATGCTGCCACCTACCCCCAGTGCCTGCCCCGACCTAAGACCACCCTGAGGACCATGCCCGCCCAGCCAGAACTGCCCACCCAGCTTGCCCGTCAGAGCCTGAAGTCAGTGGCAGACAGGGCAGACGGTGGCCGTGGGAATCTCAGAGGGTGTCTGCAGTCCGGCTGGGAAGCATCGCAACTTCTCACCAGCAAGAATGCCCTGGTTGCTATGGTTACGGCAGATCCTGGATCTAGGCCAAGGCCTCCCAATGCAGGTCCCTAGGGACCCCCCAGTACTCACAGCGCAGCCAGGTGAAGCCCCGGGGCATGGTGGTGTTCCTCGTCCCCCTGAGAGCTCAGGCGCCGTCCCCAGCAGTGTGTCCACAGAGGCCTAAGCACGGCCTACATGGCCTCGGGGCAGCAGAGGTGGTCACTAAGTCAGGGAAGGGCTGGCCCTGGAGGAGTGGCTGGGCTGCGGGAGCGAGCAGGTGCCCCAAGGGCAGCAGCTGCCCTTATCTGCCCGGCAGCGTGGAGGACAGCCGGGGGGCGGTGGCTGCGAGTCCCATGGCAGCCCAGAAGCAGGTCTGAGCCGGTGGCTTGGGGGTCTTTCGGGGTCTTCCTTTCcaaggagcaggaggagagagTCCCTGGCAGGCCCCTCGGAATCTGGGGCTGGGTGACGCTTTCTCTGATTTCTCCGACTGCAGCTGCTCAGTGTGAAATCTGGCtctaggaagagaaaggaggagagaaacTGATTATGTAAGAGCAGCGCTGCCACTCAGCCATCAGCCACAGTGCACACCGCACCCACGGCCTGCACAGGACCACCCGGCCCTGGCAGCTGGACACGGCTCACGTGAGAAATGACTTCAGGATGTCCGAACGGCCCTGGCCCATGAGTGAGTTATGATGACACCAGCTGGCAGCCTGGGGCCTGAACAAAAACAGGACCAAGGAATGAACAGGTGGTTTGAGTTCACACATCGAGAGCCATGGTAGAGTCCATGAATGACTCAGGCTAAAGGACAGGTTAAAAAAGCAGACGAGCTCCCACTCCGAAAACAAGCCGgacgcaatggctcatgcctgtaatcccagcactttgggaggccaaggtgggaggattgcgtgagcccaggagttcgagaccagcctggtcagcatagtaagacctcagttctattaataaaaaaaaaattaagaaaaaaaatttttttttgagacggagtctcagactctgtcatccaggctggagtgcagtggcgtgattttggctcactgcagcctccacctcctgggttcaagcaattctcctgcttcagcctcccaagtagctgggattacagatgtgcaccaccatgcctggctaatttttgtatttttagtagagatggggtttcaccatgttggccaggctggtctcaaactcctggactcaagtgatctgctgtcttggcctcccaaagtgctgggattacaggcgtgagccaccgcacccggccaggactAAGGTCTTTACATTCATTGAATCTCTCACAACAATCTCATGGAAGAGCAAAATCTCAGTTtatcaatgaggaaactgaggcccagaaaggttaagacacttgtccaaggtcatacagcttgtAAGAAGTGTGACAGGAATTCAAATCCTGTGGGCTGGTGGCTGCTCCCAAAATTCGACACCCACACAGGGCTCAGCGTGTGTGCGTGGTCCTCCCATCTGCCCCTCTGGACTCTGCAAGGTCTGGACCATTGTGTCTGCTCTGCAGATCAGGCTGGAATTCCGTCTCTGATTTAGTTCTCTTCCATCCCCTCgcctcctccctgtctcccctctGGTAGGGGAAAATGGCTACAGAGTAACACCATCGGGGGAGAGCAGGTATGACTTGGGCATCTTCTTCATTGTGTGATCCATGGTGTCACCAAAGAATGCTGGCCCTTACCCTAAGAGGTGCCCAGCAGGCAGGCAGGACCTTATAGAGAGAACATGGGTTGTTCAAGTTAATCCCTTATGCAGTCACCCTGAATCTCAGCCCCAGTCGCTGCCTGCTGCTGCTCCTCTTTTCCTtgtccttcctccttttcctccttcctcttcctccttctcttcctcctcctcccttcctcttcttcctccttcctctttttcctcctctttccccctcctccttcctactcttccctcttcctttctccttccttctcttcctccttcctccttcctctttctcttccttcctcctccctccttccttttcctctttcttcctcctcctcttcctccttcctcctcctcttcctccttctcttcctccttcctcctccctcctcctccttctcctccctcctcttccacctccttcctcttcctacttccttctcttccttcctcctctttcctcctccctcctccttttccttcctcctccctcctccttttccttcctcctccctcctcctctccctcctcccccctccccctccccctcctcctcacccTGGCAATTCCCCTGCTGTTACAGCATCACTACAAACACTAACGTATATAGAACATTTAGTTGTCATTagtttggggatttttttcaGGTTTATTGAGGGCTAATTTACATATACTACATTTTACCCTTTTCAGtatacatttctaaaaatttttagcACATTTATAGAGCTGTGTAATTACTATAATAATCAAGATACAAAACATTTCCATCTACCCAAAAAATTCATTCCTTTATAATGGAAGTTGTCTAAACAAACTGAAACGAGGTAGAATAGTATAACAGACCCTCATATAGCAGTTACTCAGATTCAAAAATTGtcaatctggctgggtgcagtgtctcacacctgtaatcccagcactttgggaggccgaggcgggtgaatcagtTGAGGCAGAATAAACTCcaaggagaaggggaaaaaacTAACAACTTCAAATaccaatagaaaaacaaaaaagttatttcCACAGAGTTGTCCATAaaaggtcaggactttgagaccagcctggccaacatggtgaaaccctgtctctactaaaaatacaaaaattagccaggtgtggtggtgcatgcctgtaatcccagctactcaggaggctgaggcaggagaatcactgcaacccaggaggcggaggttgcagtgagccaagattgctccactgccctccagtcggggcaacagagcgagattctgtctcaaaacaaaagaaaaaaatgatcactCTTCTGTCATTCCAGCTTCACTcatcccccaatttttttttccaggaatattttaaagcaaatttcaaACATGCCATTTCACCAGTATgtagggatttttaaaatatataatcataataTTATCATCACACAACCCTCAAATTAATAACTCTTTAATATGATTTCATATAGAATCCATGTTCAATTTTccctggttattttttaaatctctgatgTGCATCtgaagtcttttttctttctttttaaaaatcaatatataatttGCAtgccataa from Pan troglodytes isolate AG18354 chromosome 18, NHGRI_mPanTro3-v2.0_pri, whole genome shotgun sequence harbors:
- the IL34 gene encoding interleukin-34 isoform X2, which codes for MPRGFTWLRYLGIFLGVALGNEPLEMWPLTQNEECTVTGFLRDKLQYRSRLQYMKHYFPINYKISVPYEGVFRIANVTRLRAQVSERELRYLWVLVSLSATESVQDVLLEGHPSWKYLQEVQMLLLNVQQGLTDVEVSPKVESVLSLLNAPGPNLKLVRPKALLDNCFRVMELLYCSCCKQSSVLNWQDCEVPSPQSCSPEPSLQYAATQLYPPPPWSPSSPPHSTGSVRPVRAQGEGLLP
- the IL34 gene encoding interleukin-34 isoform X1, producing MPRGFTWLRYLGIFLGVALGNEPLEMWPLTQNEECTVTGFLRDKLQYRSRLQYMKHYFPINYKISVPYEGVFRIANVTRLQRAQVSERELRYLWVLVSLSATESVQDVLLEGHPSWKYLQEVQMLLLNVQQGLTDVEVSPKVESVLSLLNAPGPNLKLVRPKALLDNCFRVMELLYCSCCKQSSVLNWQDCEVPSPQSCSPEPSLQYAATQLYPPPPWSPSSPPHSTGSVRPVRAQGEGLLP